The Sciurus carolinensis chromosome 5, mSciCar1.2, whole genome shotgun sequence genome segment AGATTGAAGTACAATCTGGGGGAAGGATAATTTGAGACCCGGAATAGAGGAAATATGGGGTGGGGGCTACATCTGAGCGCTCTCGGTTAGCGGGGTCCAAAGAACACGAAAAAGCCCAGAGGACTTGTGGCTGCTGATTGTGAAGTTGGGGGCTAAGAGGTCCGGCCGAGCTAttggagggggtgggaggaacCAGGGGACAGACGACATGCGGCAGGAGGATTTATAATCATCTCCCCCGCATGGAGAAGGGAAAAGTGGGTGCTGGAGTCGCGAGGGGTCTGGGGAGCTCACTCCCTGCAGAAGACGTACTCGGTGTAGCTGGTCCAGATCTTGTCCTCGCTCTGGTCGGTGCTGCTGGCAAAGGCACAGGTGCCTGTGGAGCTGCACGCCACCATGTGGAAGCCCGACTCGGACAGCTTGTCGAAGGCCTGCTCCAGGAAGTTGAACTTGAGGTAATAGCGTGAAGTGTAGCGCTCCGGGGGCCGGTCGGGGTCCCGGCTCTCATTCAGGGTGTCCCCGAACACCTCCTTGGCCAGCGATGTCTTGCCGCACACAGTGATACGAGCCACCCTCCGGAACTTGGCATCTGCCTGCGCGTCCCGCCCGATGGTATAGGAGCCGCGGTAGCCGATGGTGATGTAGCCCGAACGCCGGCTGCCGTCCAAGGACTGGGAAGGCGTGAGCAGCGGGCCCACCGCACCCCCGGACGGACTGCGGCTAGCCAGCTCCAGCGTGGGCGACGGGGCCCCGGCTGAGGCGCCCTCCTGCTGCTCGGGCTCCACGCAGCCCAGCGGCAGCAGCTCGTCGCCCAGCGAGCCCTCCTTGTGCACCCCGCGCCGCGAGTGCGGCGGCGGTGGCCCGGGGCCGGGCTGCTGGGGCGCCCCGAGGCGGCGCACGAGCTCAGGCAGTTCGAAGTACTCGGCCTCGCGCTGAAGCCTGCTGCGCTCGGGAAAGTAGTCGGGTAGCACGAGCTGCAAGTCCCGCAGGTAATCCAGGATGTAGCGGAAGAGGAAGCCGTCCCGGTCCAGAAAGAAGCGGCCTTTGCTGTCCCGGGCCAGCTCCTGCGGCTGCTGCTGCGTGAACATACGCCAGAGCAACGACTCTGGCACCGACACCACAGTACAGCGCCGGGTCACATACACCTGGCCCCCCACGTTCAGCTCCACGATATCGGGGAAGAGCGGCGGCTCCGCAGAGGACGACGAAGAGCCGCtgccgcccccgccgccgcccccgTTGGGTAATCCTCGTGTGCTGTCCGCCAGAGCCATGGCAAAGAGGTGGCCGGGCTTGGCCAGTGACCGGGATGGGGGCCGCTCTCAGGAGCCGCAGCCGCCTTTCTCCGAGCCCCGGAACCGGGACGCTCGCTCAGCCCTGCGCCGGCCGCTGCCACCGGCTAGAGCCGCGCGGTGCGAGCGCGCCGCTGTGCGCCCCCGTGAGCTCTGGTGCGCCGCACCCGCCTCGCCCGCGCGCTCCAGGCGAGTGCCGGGTCGCGGCCCGCGCGCAGCTTAAGTAGAGCCGCCCGCTCGGGCGCCGCGGCGCGCAGGAGGCGTGGGCGGCTGCGGAGCGGCGGAGCCTCGTtcgggcgggggaggggagagcGGGGAATCGATCTGCATCTTAAACGCTGACGCCGCACGGGGCTGCTGGCTCCACCCCGGCTCGCGCTCTGGGGGCGACCCAACTCCTGTCCGCTGGCCCTCCCCGCCGCTCCCCACTCTGGCCCAACTTTCTCCCTCTTTCGAATGGATGGGACGAGCTGCGACTGGCCGCTTAGGAAAATGGCTGTTCTTTGGAGGGGCAGTCGCCGGGCCCCCTCCCCTGTTAACCTCACCCACACCCAGGACTCTGGAAAGAGGAAGTAAACTTTTGGGAGTCTCCCACCCCCGCAATGGAAACGTGTGACCGCCGCCAGTCCCGCGGTCTCCGGAACTGGCTGCTGCAAACAGTGCAGTTGTGCTGCTGCCACAGTCACTGGAAGTTCTCGAAAGAAACCAAAAGcttggagagacagagacaccGCCCCAACCTGGAAACAGCCACATTTTGTTCACGTTGATGCCGTTTAGCCTCGAAAAATCTCTAGAAACAAAGAGCTAATAACCTCAGTCCTGTCGTAGGACGTTCTCAGATGGTTTTTCTGGGCACATAGTCAAAATCATTGGTCTGAAAACCTCAGAATGGGAGGCGATGAGCTGAAATTGAAATGGAGCGAACCTGGATGGGCAAAAAGTGTGACTTTGGGGCGCGTCCCCATGAGGAAGACCAAACGGCCTCCGCCCTGCAGCACCTTCATGGCCAGACGGAAGAAACAGAGAATAATAAGGCCACGGTTTCCCTTCAGTCATTGGTGAATTGTGCCAGAAAACTCAGATCGAACGTAATTTTTAAAACCACCTTTCAGTGCCTGTGTATTTATCTTCCCAGTGGTCCAGGTGCCTTGCTATTTCACTTTTCATCTTTCTGTTAAGTCTTTTCCAGGTTACTTCCAATCTCAGGGAgggatatttttatgtttaaaaaaccCTCTTGTAGATCTTGCCCGTTTTTCTCTCGCTCCTGCACATTCACATTCACTAATTGCAGCCTACTACACACGTCCTACCTTTTCGCTCAGCATATTctgaaatttcatatttataagcGATTAGCTGATCACTGACTttggtaaataataaataaatgcatcagCGATTCAAGAAGAGAGGATAAAAGAGGATATTGAGAAATCATTGGGTCAATGAATATTTGCTGTGCAACTTCTATTTCCTGGATGCCAGGTAGTGAAAAATGCAAGGTTTGATCATCTCCAAGGGGCTTTCAGTATAGCCCAGCAGGCAAAGGGTCACAGATCTGTGCGGGTTTTCAGTTTGAAGTACAGGACGTCAATCAGGATAAATCTGGCAAGAATCTTTGTTCTGGATAATAATGTTTACCCTTTTGTGTAACTACCCAGTGAGCTTCATAGTCTCCTCACGGATAAGtgtcatttccattttgaaatgtttatgtcTGCTCAACAATTATCACATGTCAGTGCACTGAAATAAGATCAAGCCCCAAACCAGCTTGCTTAATTGCAAGTACAGATTTTGATACTGAATATATTTCACCACTCTTTGTActgttctttgggataaataatAGATACCGCAAAAGTTCCAAGTTACAACACTTGAGTTTCTAGGTGGTTGTACTGTATTATAACATTTGTCAGAGGCCTGAAGAGATCCATCTTTTCTATAAATCCAAGAAAAGTCTTCTCTGTATCAATTCTATACATCtgttttaatcattattttattcttcatatcaGCAAATCCTGTCAGCTCTACCTGCAACATCCTTCCAGACTATTAACAAGTTTCACCACTTCCCTGAACCAAGGCACCAtcacctcttctctctgtctcctaGCTGCTTCCACCCTTGTTCCCTAATCTTCTATCACCAGAACCAAATCAGGGATCTTATTATAACCTACATCAGGTTTGTCACTGCTCAGAGCCACACAGTGGCTTGGCATCTCACATACGAGCAAGAACCAAAGTCCTTTCAGTGGAGGACTGAATGGACTGTATGATCTGAGCCATCACACTCAGGCCTCTCTGAGGATCTCCAAGGAGGTCACTAGCTTTAACCACAAAGTCCCCTTCCTGTTTTCTCAGGGCCtttgtccttcctttttcctttgcctAAAAGACTCATTCCCTCCTCCCATATACATTCCTGTCCAGATTCAGGTGCCTCCCCTTTCACTGTCAGGTCTCCTTTCTTGATCACCCACTTCAGTACAATGCAGTCATACTCTAGAAGCTTCCCCGTTCCCTACCTTGTTTTTTGATTGTCTGTTGCCTTGCACTAGAATGTAAACTCAAAAGAGTTCAGagatttttgtctgtttgattcattgttactTCCCCAGTAATTAGAATAGAGCTGGCATATgcaggcatttaataaatatctgttgttcattta includes the following:
- the Kctd12 gene encoding BTB/POZ domain-containing protein KCTD12, which translates into the protein MALADSTRGLPNGGGGGGGSGSSSSSAEPPLFPDIVELNVGGQVYVTRRCTVVSVPESLLWRMFTQQQPQELARDSKGRFFLDRDGFLFRYILDYLRDLQLVLPDYFPERSRLQREAEYFELPELVRRLGAPQQPGPGPPPPHSRRGVHKEGSLGDELLPLGCVEPEQQEGASAGAPSPTLELASRSPSGGAVGPLLTPSQSLDGSRRSGYITIGYRGSYTIGRDAQADAKFRRVARITVCGKTSLAKEVFGDTLNESRDPDRPPERYTSRYYLKFNFLEQAFDKLSESGFHMVACSSTGTCAFASSTDQSEDKIWTSYTEYVFCRE